The Parambassis ranga chromosome 19, fParRan2.1, whole genome shotgun sequence genome contains a region encoding:
- the LOC114451347 gene encoding leucine-rich repeat and transmembrane domain-containing protein 2-like, with translation MKNLDQYGQSRLEGLVCTALSSLLVVLLGLLGSASGCPGICTCYSNTTDCSSVGLLSLTPILGLLGQDCLSLRLAQNNISSLGKTELSNLSSLEFLDLSQNHLSTLQPGAFSGLNSLRWLNLSNNYLGIQLATSDLDGSTVIGVNGSQGAAGLSKEVFKGLRELRGLDISSNGLLWLPKGLLDGLERLSWLSLASNRLGALERDAFEPLVGLKQLQLMGNPWECDCKLRDFKYWMEWLIYRDGKVDAMRCSLPRDLRGRDIRSVPAEMFSYCLQSPTKASRPLCPPGRVSSTDECVRQRYRPISVRRAHGTQIVAGVVCGTVCVMMVVAATYGCVYASLMAKYQKEMKSRGQPLMAESGADTDLEDGQMSSPTSPEETPPKEACGFVHGYRISSF, from the exons ATGAAGAACCTGGATCAGTATGGACAAAGTCGTCTGGAGGGTCTGG tCTGCACGGCTCTGTCCAGCTTGTTGGTGGTTCTGCTCGGACTTCTGGGCTCCGCCAGTGGCTGTCCCGGTATCTGCACATGCTACAGTAACACAACTGACTGCTCCTCCGTTGGCCTCCTCTCTCTGACCCCCATCCTAGGGCTGCTGGGCCAGGACTGCCTGTCCCTCCGCCTTGCCCAGAACAACATCTCCTCCCTGGGCAAAACGGAGCTGTCCAACCTCAGCAGCCTGGAGTTCCTGGATCTTTCCCAGAACCACCTCTCCACCCTGCAGCCCGGAGCGTTCTCAGGCCTGAACAGCCTCCGGTGGTTAAACCTCTCTAACAACTACCTCGGCATACAACTGGCGACCTCTGACCTCGACGGCAGCACAGTGATTGGCGTGAATGGAAGTCAGGGGGCAGCTGGCTTGAGTAAGGAGGTTTTTAAGGGGCTGAGGGAGCTGCGGGGCCTGGACATTTCCTCCAATGGCCTTCTGTGGCTGCCTAAGGGGCTGCTGGATGGGCTTGAGAGACTTTCCTGGCTGTCCCTGGCCAGCAACCGGCTTGGGGCACTGGAAAGAGATGCATTTGAGCCCCTGGTAGGGCTGAAGCAGCTGCAGTTGATGGGAAACCCCTGGGAATGCGACTGCAAGCTGAGGGACTTCAAGTACTGGATGGAGTGGTTGATTTACAGGG ATGGCAAAGTAGATGCGATGCGGTGCAGCCTCCCGCGTGATTTGAGGGGCAGGGACATCCGAAGCGTGCCGGCAGAGATGTTCAGCTACTGCCTGCAGAGTCCCACCAAGGCCAGTCGGCCTCTCTGTCCACCCGGCCGGGTCAGCAGCACTGACGAGTGTGTTCGCCAGCGCTACAGGCCCATCAGTGTCCGCCGGGCGCACGGCACACAGATAGTGGCGGGCGTGGTGTGCGGCACGGTGTGCGTCATGATGGTGGTGGCGGCGACTTACGGCTGCGTCTACGCTTCACTGATGGCAAAGTACCAGAAGGAGATGAAGAGCCGCGGACAGCCTCTGATGGCAGAGTCTGGAGCGGACACTGACCTGGAGGATGGGCAAATGTCATCGCCGACATCACCGGAGGAGACGCCGCCCAAAGAGGCCTGCGGGTTCGTGCATGGTTACCGAATCAGCAGCTTCTGA